From the genome of Streptomyces sp. V1I1, one region includes:
- the trpS gene encoding tryptophan--tRNA ligase translates to MASDRPRALSGIQPTAGSFHLGNYLGAIRQYVALQDTHDAFYMVVDLHAITVPQDPAELRANTRLAAAQLLAAGLDPERCTLFIQSHVPEHAQLGWIMNCLTGFGEASRMTQFKDKSAKQGADRATVGLFTYPILQVADILLYQANAVPVGEDQRQHIELTRDLAERFNTRFGDTFTVPAPHIVKEVAKIYDLQDPSIKMSKSASTPKGLINLLDEPKATAKKVKSAVTDTDTVIRFDPVEKPGVSNLLTIHSTLTGKTIAELEAEYEGKMYGALKTDLAEIMVEFVTPFRTRTQEYLDDPETLDSILAKGAEKARAVAAETLAAAYDKVGFLPAKH, encoded by the coding sequence ATGGCCTCAGACCGACCCCGCGCGCTCTCCGGTATCCAGCCCACCGCAGGCTCGTTCCACCTCGGGAACTACCTCGGCGCGATCCGCCAGTACGTGGCGCTGCAAGACACCCACGACGCGTTCTACATGGTCGTGGATCTGCACGCGATCACCGTGCCGCAGGATCCGGCCGAGCTGCGCGCCAACACCCGGCTCGCCGCCGCCCAGCTGCTCGCCGCCGGTCTCGACCCCGAGCGCTGCACTCTCTTCATCCAGAGCCACGTCCCCGAGCACGCCCAGCTCGGCTGGATCATGAACTGCCTCACCGGCTTCGGCGAGGCCTCCCGGATGACGCAGTTCAAGGACAAGTCCGCCAAGCAGGGCGCCGACCGCGCCACCGTCGGGCTCTTCACGTATCCGATCCTGCAGGTCGCGGACATCCTGCTCTACCAGGCCAACGCCGTCCCGGTCGGCGAGGACCAGCGCCAGCACATCGAGCTCACCCGTGATCTCGCCGAGCGCTTCAACACCCGCTTCGGCGACACCTTCACCGTCCCGGCGCCGCACATCGTCAAGGAGGTCGCGAAGATCTACGACCTCCAGGACCCGTCGATCAAGATGAGCAAGTCGGCGTCCACGCCGAAGGGCCTGATCAATCTGCTCGACGAGCCCAAGGCGACCGCCAAGAAGGTCAAGAGCGCGGTCACCGACACCGACACCGTGATCCGCTTCGACCCCGTCGAGAAGCCCGGTGTCTCCAACCTGCTCACCATCCACTCCACCCTCACCGGCAAGACCATCGCCGAGCTGGAGGCGGAGTACGAGGGCAAGATGTACGGCGCGCTGAAGACCGACCTGGCCGAAATCATGGTGGAATTCGTCACTCCCTTCCGCACCCGCACGCAGGAATATCTGGACGATCCCGAGACGCTGGACTCGATTCTGGCCAAGGGCGCGGAGAAGGCCCGGGCGGTCGCAGCCGAGACGCTGGCCGCCGCATACGACAAGGTGGGGTTCCTGCCGGCCAAGCACTGA
- a CDS encoding RNA polymerase sigma factor, with amino-acid sequence MKGVRAREATLDAGPEGGRIVEDEAAVIARVRAGEPEAYAELVRAHTHVALRAAVAFGAGADAEDVVQSAFLKAYQALGRFRDGAAFRPWLLRIVVNETRNTVRSAVRLRALAGREALLIGSEPLIPESADPAVAALAEERRTVLLAALEELSEEQRQVVTYRYLLEMDEAETAEALGWPRGTVKSRLNRALAKLGQLIPGKGGEEHE; translated from the coding sequence ATGAAAGGTGTGAGGGCGCGGGAGGCGACCCTGGACGCGGGTCCGGAGGGGGGCCGCATCGTCGAGGACGAAGCTGCGGTGATCGCGCGGGTGCGCGCCGGAGAGCCGGAGGCGTACGCGGAGCTGGTGCGCGCCCACACGCATGTCGCGCTGCGGGCGGCCGTGGCCTTCGGTGCCGGTGCGGACGCGGAGGACGTGGTGCAGAGCGCCTTCCTCAAGGCGTACCAGGCGCTGGGGCGGTTCCGGGACGGCGCCGCGTTCCGTCCGTGGCTGCTTCGGATCGTGGTCAATGAGACGAGGAACACAGTGCGCTCGGCGGTGCGGCTGCGGGCGCTCGCCGGACGGGAGGCACTGCTGATCGGCTCCGAGCCGCTGATACCGGAGTCGGCGGACCCGGCAGTGGCGGCCCTGGCGGAGGAGCGGCGGACGGTGCTGCTGGCGGCGCTGGAGGAGCTGAGCGAGGAGCAGCGGCAGGTCGTCACCTACCGCTATCTGCTGGAGATGGACGAGGCGGAGACGGCCGAGGCGCTGGGCTGGCCACGCGGCACGGTGAAGTCCCGGCTGAACCGCGCGCTGGCGAAGCTGGGGCAGCTCATTCCTGGGAAGGGAGGTGAGGAGCATGAGTGA
- the glyA gene encoding serine hydroxymethyltransferase: protein MTLPLQHPALSATDPELAALIGAEEQLQADTLRLIPSENYVSRAVLEASGTVLQNKYSEGYAGRRYYEGQQNIDQVERLAIARAKALFGVEHANVQPYSGSPANLAVYLAFAEPGDTVMGMALPMGGHLTHGWGVSATGKWFRGVQYGVRQDTGLIDFDEVRELAIKERPKIIFCGGTALPRTIDFAAFAEIARESGAVLVADVAHIAGLIAGGAHPSPVPHADVISTTTHKTLRGPRGAMLMSREEHAKAIDKAVFPGLQGGPHNQTTAAIAVALHEASQPSFRTYAQSVVANAKALADELLARGFDLVSGGTDNHLILMDLTPKDVPGKVAAKALDRAGIVVNYNTVPYDPRKPFDPSGVRIGTPSLTSRGLGTEHMAAVADWIDRGVRAAGAGDEDALATIRAEVAALMAEYPAPGLTA from the coding sequence ATGACTCTTCCCCTGCAGCACCCCGCACTCTCCGCCACCGACCCCGAACTGGCGGCCCTCATCGGCGCCGAGGAACAGCTTCAGGCCGACACCCTCCGGCTGATTCCCAGTGAGAACTACGTCTCCAGGGCCGTCCTGGAAGCCTCCGGCACCGTGCTGCAGAACAAGTACAGCGAGGGCTACGCCGGCCGCCGCTACTACGAGGGCCAGCAGAACATCGACCAGGTCGAGCGGCTCGCCATCGCCCGCGCCAAGGCCCTCTTCGGCGTCGAGCACGCCAATGTCCAGCCCTACTCCGGCTCCCCGGCCAACCTCGCCGTCTATCTCGCCTTCGCCGAGCCCGGCGACACCGTGATGGGCATGGCCCTGCCGATGGGAGGTCACCTCACCCACGGCTGGGGCGTCTCCGCCACCGGCAAGTGGTTCCGCGGCGTGCAGTACGGCGTACGCCAGGACACCGGCCTCATCGACTTCGACGAGGTGCGCGAACTCGCCATCAAGGAGCGGCCGAAGATCATCTTCTGCGGCGGCACCGCCCTGCCCCGCACCATCGACTTCGCGGCCTTCGCGGAGATCGCCCGCGAGTCCGGCGCCGTCCTGGTCGCCGATGTCGCGCACATCGCCGGCCTGATCGCGGGCGGCGCGCACCCCTCGCCGGTGCCGCACGCGGACGTGATCTCCACGACCACCCACAAGACCCTGCGCGGGCCGCGCGGCGCGATGCTGATGTCCCGCGAGGAGCACGCCAAGGCCATCGACAAGGCGGTGTTCCCCGGCCTCCAGGGCGGCCCGCACAACCAGACCACGGCCGCCATCGCGGTCGCCCTGCACGAGGCGTCCCAGCCCTCCTTCCGCACCTACGCCCAGTCGGTCGTCGCCAACGCCAAGGCGCTCGCCGACGAGCTCCTCGCCCGCGGCTTCGACCTTGTCTCCGGCGGTACCGACAACCACCTGATCCTTATGGACCTCACCCCCAAGGACGTGCCCGGCAAGGTGGCGGCGAAGGCTCTCGACCGGGCCGGGATCGTCGTCAACTACAACACCGTCCCCTACGACCCGAGGAAGCCCTTCGACCCCTCGGGCGTCCGCATCGGCACCCCCTCCCTCACCTCCCGCGGTCTGGGTACGGAGCACATGGCCGCCGTCGCCGACTGGATCGACCGGGGCGTGAGGGCGGCCGGCGCGGGCGACGAGGACGCGCTGGCCACGATTCGCGCCGAGGTCGCGGCTCTGATGGCCGAGTACCCCGCGCCCGGGCTGACTGCCTAG